One Megalops cyprinoides isolate fMegCyp1 chromosome 17, fMegCyp1.pri, whole genome shotgun sequence DNA window includes the following coding sequences:
- the arv1 gene encoding protein ARV1 codes for MAKAPYRCVECSSSAYELHRDYSNGILKITICDSCQKPVDKYIEYDPAIILIDAILCKTQAFRHIIFNTKINIHWKLCVFCLLCEAYLRWSQLQGSEHSSDPADIIRYTKEWDFYCMFGFAALELAVFLGGVVAFVWMVQRFFQSSVELPTLLKALLLSSYGKLLLIPAVIWEHDYSPLCFSLIKLFVLTSNSQAVRVILNCSRRLSILAVCVGLLMETCAAVASQRLQWSVQDFLLSQ; via the exons ATGGCAAAGGCACCATACAGGTGTGTCGAATGTAGCTCCAGTGCATACGAGCTTCACCGAGATTACAGCAATGGGATACTGAAAATAACCATATGT GACTCGTGCCAGAAGCCCGTGGACAAGTATATCGAATATGATCCAgctattattttaattgatgcCATTTTATGCAAAACCCAAGCCTTCAGGCACATcatatttaatacaaaaataaac ATCCACTGGAAGCTGTGTGTATTCTGCCTCCTTTGTGAGGCGTACCTGCGGTGGTCGCAGCTGCAGGGGTCCGAGCACAGCAGCGATCCGGCAGACATCATCCGGTACACCAAAGAATGGGATTTCTACTGCATGTTCGGATTCGCAGCCCTGG AGTTGGCCGTTTTCTTGGGTGGAGTGGTAGCCTTTGTGTGGATGGTACAAAGGTTTTTCCAGTCCAGTGTGGAGCTGCCCACGCTGCTCAAGGCCCTTCTCCTGTCCAGCTATGGGAAGCTGCTGCTCATCCCAGCGGTCATATGGGAGCACGACTACTCCCCCCTCTGCTTCAGTCTCATCAAGCTCTTTGTGCTCACTTCCAACTCCCAGGCTGTCCGAG TCATTCTGAACTGCAGCAGAAGACTGTCCATTTTGgcggtgtgtgtggggttgctGATGGAAACCTGTGCAGCAGTTGCATCCCAGAGACTGCAGTGGAGCGTGCAGGACTTCCTGCTGAGCCAGTGA